GTGACAAACTACATAATTCGTTTATGTCGCAGTTTATGTTTATGTGGTGTGAATGTGTGATATAGCTAAAATGAATCTCGCTAGGATGAGTTTGTTAGTTAGAATTTGGACTCTCTCGTTCTTAATACTGCCGATAAGTTAAATTTAGGGCGTTGAGTTACAGGGTTATTTATCGattaggaaataatttcaaacgAGTTTTCTCTTGGCTATCGAACGATGAGAGATGGGTTGCCTTACACTGAGTCAACAACtagaactaatttattaaaggtATTGAAGTTATTTTTGCATTGATGATCGAATCTTTGAATCAAACAAAGATTTTACTTCTAGCTAGAGTTTCTTctcattaattttcttttataatttatttttactttgttttaattttaatttttaattttaaaatctttttatatttttcatgtaagtttttgtttttataaatctCTACATCCTTGCATTACTTCAATACAACACCAAAAGAACCAAATGGCAAACACTATAACTAAAAATCTTGCAAAAGAGGccgttttattttatcataaaattatacatgagaTAGCCATACATGGCGATTACATAAGCTTGAAGGCCTTAAAACACAGACATACGATAGTAATTAATAAGCAAACACACACAGACGCAGTAGTGAAGGCTAACTTCAACTTCGTAGTAGTGCACACCGATGGAGcacattattatttagtttacaGTTTCGACCTCTAGTGATCGAAAACCCTGGTTCAAAGCCGGCAGCTTATGCACCCGTAGTGGTGTTGGGTTGGTGGCCAAGAAAAGCTGCATCAGCATTCTCATCACTGCAATAAAGGCAAGGGTGCTGCTGCCCAATTCCTAGCTTTATTATTTCATTCCTAGCCTTCACCACAAGCTGCCTATTGGTTAATGCACCTAATTCGCTCTCCTTGATGACCTTCAGAACTGAATAGGTAAAGGCCCCAAACGCCTTTCCTCCGGTTTTCTCACTCGCTGGCATATCAATTGAAAGCTCATTGGCTTGGCACCCACTTAACAGAATTCCCTCATCCTCCGTCAGTGACCTCAAATTCAAAATATCACGCTCATAATGGGGTAGGAATTTGAGACTCACATTGTTCCCAAAGATTGTGGTCAAAAGAGAGCCAATACCCGTCATATTATCTGTTCCAGTGTTGATGGCATTCCCAAGTGCTCTTGTGGGAAATAAGTCTTGTGTCGCGATTATGACGTTGGCCGCTGTTTGTAGGCACTGGAATAAGGTTGCTAAGGAAATGCCCCTAGTCTTGTAATCAACAGGTGGTGCTATACCCCTTAGAGTACTATGGGGTCCAATTTGTTCTTTACTTTTATCAATCAGACCACCACTGTGGCAGGAATCCGAAACGATTGTGAAGCTTGATCCACTTGGTAGTAGCTGAATCAATTGCCCCAAGTCCACGTCTGCACACCCATCGCAACCACAATATGATATAAATAACAGTTTGCTTAGATTGagagtattttaataatttaatttaccgAGTTGATTACGTACCAAAAATGGGATTGAGATCACAAGGCACAATTGCTTCACCCTCGTTGGGAGGCTGGTGGGGGTCAATGCGGTGCACAAGTCCATGTCCACTAAAGTGGAAAAGCAGGACATCTCCTTCTTTAGCCGCGACCACCATCTTCTTGAGTGCAGCCATAATGTTTGCACGTGTAGGCTTACACGTGGACTCTGGCTCATCAGTTAGGAGCTCAACATTTTCGGAATCAAAGCCAAACCTGCTCACGATCATTTCTCTCATGGCTTTCGCATCGTTTACGCATCCGCTCAACTTGTTGATGGTGTTGGGGTAGTTGCATCCGACCAGAACGGCTCTCTTCTTACATTCGGTGGCCATCTTGCTTCTGTTTTGGGTCGCTTGTCTTGTCTTGTGCTTCGGACGTTGCACTAAACACCTATATATATGCACACATACACACTGTAGTTTACACTATGCTCACTGACCATACTCTAATAAATAATACATCATGTTGGTAGGTACaactgttttcttttattttttgtttagaaaaaaaaaagggctttttttataaaaacaacccaaaaataattaattacttaaatgacttatttttttgataaaatacgaaaataaccTGAAATCTATGGAAAAAGTTGGTGGAGCCAAAGTGTGCCACcaacatgccacgtcagcaatttatattaaaaaattaattttttagtagagCCGCCACTTGTATAAATACTACggaaatattatgattttttttctttttaagttttttttttatttgtcccttatatattttatttatttgtttattattgattttataaaatctcaaatgtatattttaaatgttttataatattatttttaaatattttaaatatatttttctaaatttaaatattatttttaatttttaaatattatttttaatattataaaatatttaaaatatattatttttaaaattatgagctttcaaatttattatttgttttataatattttaaatatatatttaaaaattttaaatatatttttaaaattttacatatatattttaaattattttaaagatattcaaacatttttttaattctatttaaaatttaaaaataatatgtgtTTTTAGAATGGCTTCACCACTTTATTACAAgtgtcattttttaaaatatgtttttaaatataaatatttaatatttaatattttattttggtggagCCATTCTTTATGGCTCCACCTCTTGGTTCTCTAGCATATATAGAATGgtgaaattgttgtgtttagtagGAGAGTTCAAAAATTCTGTTAAAGATGAATAATGAGGTGTTTTGGTTTACGTTCTCTTTTATGGCGAAATTGTAGAAGGTGATGTTGGTTGTGTATTTCAATGTCGGCAAAGAGTAGGGTTGCGATTCAAAAAACTGTAAAGCTGGcagaaatgaaaaggaagatTAGTGCAAAAATAGCTATTTGTTGTGGAAGGGCAATGTCCAGATTATTTTACAAGTTTCCAATCTCTACAGATCTGTTCAAATTTTGTGAGATGCAACTGTTAGATGATGATGACTTGGGCACTATGATGGAAATATGGTGGTCGACTGGAAGTGAGAATCCCCAACCAGTTGAGTTATTTACTGAGTTAGCAAACTCAGAGCCTGTTGAAAATGTTAGTCCAATAAGTCAACATCGCGAATTTGACTTTGGTCGTAATGCCAGATGGACAGACTAGTTAGAATGCGGTGGGACATTGCAGATACCCGAAAATCCAAATTATGGTGGGAGTTCGTATAACAACCCTACCCCCGGTCCCTGTCTACAAATACATTCGGAGGTGATAATAAGCACAGAGGCAGATATCAAAGAAATGACCAATAATGATGAAGATTCTGATCAGGACGTTTACGATTTTAGCGACCTCGATGTTGATAAGGTTCCGGACGATATCGTTGATGAAGGCCCGGAGGAGGTGGAAGACGTTCACTGCCCTTCATTCAATAACCCGAGTCGTGGCATTATTTTACGAAATGAACCTGGAGGTGACCTGTTGAATCTAGATCCAGATGCAGTGCATGCATCCGAGTTCCCTGAGTACACTGATATAGTACATGCTCATAGATTGACGTCAATTTCGTAGTTGGAGGAGTTGTTCATTGGGTAATGGTTCGAGAACAAGGCGGGCTGTGTGTTTGCCATCAAACATTAATTATAGCATGAAGTTATCGATTGATTACAAGGTTGCCAAGTCTACACCGACATTATATGTTAAGAAATGCTGGAGAGCCGACGATGGGTGTGCTTGACGGGTTCGGGTTGCATTTATACAGAAGACTCAATAGTGGCAAATACGAAAATTAGAATGGTGTCATACATGCACTGTCGTGCGTATTCTCAAGATCCCCAAAAATTGGATGCCAAAATTATTTGCAACTGCATCATGTCACTAATGAAAGATAGTCCAATCATTCTTGTGTCGACATATCAAATGGATCGGCACATCAGGAGGATCAGCAGCTGGATCAAACATGGAATGAGGCGGAGTGTATAAATGTTATTACCAAACATATCAAATGATATCGGTGGTTGCTCTGGGTAATATGAACTCGAACCGCCCATGTCCAGGTGATATGAACTGCTCTGTGACTCTTCACAAAAAGCATCAACCTATTGGTACGATATGTTTAAAGGTTGGTCCTCCGAGTCGGGCTCCGCCATATGTTGATCCTCTAGCTCCCCCATAGGTTGACTTACATATCTATAGCTGTGTCCGGTACTATTATATGTTGCCCACCATATAACTAAATACGCCATCGAGTCATGTACCACTACATGTATTCAGTCAAAGGACTGAAGTCAAACATGCAGAAGTGCATCTCAGGCCGCTTGTTGTATCGGGCATTCCATAGTGCTACATGTATCTATTCTGCTTATCTGATTCTGATAATTGCATCTACTATGGACTTAGGTCTGAATCTATATTTGACTGTATATGAGATTTTGTGTATGTACtgcatgtctatttctgttgggttaaACACTAAGTTTGCGAAAATTCAGTTCTACTTGTCTGTtatgttcaggtaatccacagtCTTAGGCAAATCGGTGCGGCAGAGTTTCACGGTAACCACAAGTTTGTGAACTAATTTTAATTGGTGGTTTTTGTTTAGTTATGGATTATTTCTGGGAGTTTTGTAATTAAGGGACTCTCCGGActgtttggttttattttagatttggaTTTTCGAATTAACTCTTCATTTGTGACGGTTGGCTAAAACCGTGGTTTTTACTAAACAAAGGTTTTTTTGAAAATGCAAACGGGATTTTCAAATATAACGATTTCTAATATTTCTgctcaaaattatgttttggaatatgaattaattaaataatgttttcagtattatttataaaacttgGTTGATTTATCGAAATGGTTCTGATTTCAAAACCCTTCATCGCAGCATTACCAAATTTGGCGATAATGTCTATGctgggtttgaggtgttacacaAATTGTCACATAACTCGATCGGTATTGTACCACACAATGGTTGAGAAGTTGAGCACTGGCATGTTAATACACCACACATGGGCTTCTACGTGAACCCACTAAGGAATAAGGGTTGCAATGTTCGGTGCTGAATACAACATCCACAAGAACTGCACAATATAACATAATGAGTCAAGTCACATCACATACTGCAAGTGGATAAGTTAAATCAACGTTACTTAAACCATGTTAATATGTATTACTTTCTTTCCGACGGATGCCTCTATCATTTGTTGGTAAATGATTAATGTTTAGGTCGCACCAATTCGCGGAGACGTGGCCCATCTAAAACCGAAACAAACATGTTAGCAATTAAATGTTaagtataattttgtttttacctATTTACAAGTGGCGACGAATATGGTTGGTGCCTAACAACCACTAGAAATGGCATCCTGTATAGAGCCCAAGATTGCAGCAGATTTAGTCAACCAGCCATGTTACTAACCCCATGTTTTGTTGCTCGGCAAAGCTCATGGTACAATTTGGCCAACACTGCCGATCCCCAGCTGTAATTATCGACACGAGAGAAGTCCTCACATAGAGGCAAGTACTTTAAGTGGACCTTATTAGACGTGTTGTTCGACATAAGTACCCCCGATTAGCTGCATAATATAGGcactaaactaaaattaaactaaggaAGTTTACACCATTCCGTATATTTTtgtacgattaatattttagcGATAAAAAcaccatatttcatatttcatgttttatgtaaaatactTTTAATCTTTGAATGAATGTTAATACATACAACATTTTAGATCGATAGATAAAATATAGAATCAATTGAGAATATACAATAATATCACCAAATTCAATGATTGGATTGTTAAGTTAAGaatcatgcaaaaatatagGAAATCGTGTAAAATTACTTTAGTTTCGCACTAGTATAAGTgaattcttttttaatatataaaattaattatataatttaaatttatgtagttaacattatttataaatatatttcattatttataaatatattatttgaaagtaatgaaataaaataaatattataaataaaattattaaaaatagtatctattattgaattaaattaaccattctttaaaaagagtgaaaattattttttaaaatgcatagggttttatttttaaaaaattaagatttaggTGTAAAA
This genomic stretch from Gossypium raimondii isolate GPD5lz chromosome 6, ASM2569854v1, whole genome shotgun sequence harbors:
- the LOC128041943 gene encoding metacaspase-9-like; its protein translation is MATECKKRAVLVGCNYPNTINKLSGCVNDAKAMREMIVSRFGFDSENVELLTDEPESTCKPTRANIMAALKKMVVAAKEGDVLLFHFSGHGLVHRIDPHQPPNEGEAIVPCDLNPIFDVDLGQLIQLLPSGSSFTIVSDSCHSGGLIDKSKEQIGPHSTLRGIAPPVDYKTRGISLATLFQCLQTAANVIIATQDLFPTRALGNAINTGTDNMTGIGSLLTTIFGNNVSLKFLPHYERDILNLRSLTEDEGILLSGCQANELSIDMPASEKTGGKAFGAFTYSVLKVIKESELGALTNRQLVVKARNEIIKLGIGQQHPCLYCSDENADAAFLGHQPNTTTGA